One region of Suncus etruscus isolate mSunEtr1 chromosome 5, mSunEtr1.pri.cur, whole genome shotgun sequence genomic DNA includes:
- the STK17B gene encoding serine/threonine-protein kinase 17B — MSRRRFDCRSISGLLTTTPQTPLKMENFNNFYTLSSKELGRGKFAVVRQCISKSTGQEYAAKFLKKRRRGQDCRAEILHEIAVLELAKSCPHVINLHEVYENTSEIILVLEYAAGGEIFNLCLPEVAEMVSESDIIRLIKQILEGVCYLHQNNIVHLDLKPQNILLSSIYPLGDIKIVDFGMSRKIGNAYELREIMGTPEYLAPEILNYDPITTATDMWNVGVIAYMLLTHTSPFVGEDNQETYLNISQVNVDYSEEIFSSVSQLATDFIQSLLVKNPEKRPTAEICLSHSWLQQWDFENLFHPEETCGSSQIQDHTIRSAEDKTSRSSCNGMCGDREDKENIPEESSMVSKRFRFDDSLPNPHELVSDLLC, encoded by the exons ATGTCACGGAGAAGATTTGATTGTCGAAGTATTTCAGGCTTATTAACTACAACTCCCCAAACTCCACTGAAAATggaaaactttaataatttttatacacTTTCATCTAAGGAGTTAGGAAG aGGAAAATTTGCTGTGGTTAGACAATGTATATCAAAATCTACTGGCCAAGAATATGCTGCAAAATTtcttaagaaaagaagaagaggacaGGATTGTCGAGCAGAAATTCTACACGAGATTGCTGTTCTTGAGTTGGCAAAGTCCTGTCCTCATGTGATTAATCTTCATGAAGTCTATGAAAACACCAGTGAAATAATTTTGGTATTAGAATA TGCTGCTGGTGGAGAAATCTTCAACCTATGTTTACCCGAGGTGGCTGAAATGGTCTCTGAAAGTGACATTATCAGACTCATTAAACAAATACTTGAAGGAGTTTGTTATCTGCATCAGAATAACATCGTCCACCTTGATCTCAAG ccTCAGAATATATTATTGAGCAGCATATACCCTCTTGGGGACATCAAAATTGTTGATTTTGGAATGTCTCGGAAAATAGGAAATGCTTATGAACTTCGGGAAATCATGGGAACACCAGAATACTTAG cTCCTGAAATCCTAAACTATGATCCTATTACCACAGCAACAGATATGTG gAATGTTGGTGTGATAGCATATATGTTGTTAACTCATACATCACCATTTGTGGGAGAAGATAATCAAGAAACATACCTCAACATTTCTCAAGTTAATGTAGATTATTCAGAAGaaattttttcttcagtttcaCAGCTGGCTACAGACTTTATCCAGAGTCTTTTAGTAAAAAATCCAGA gaAAAGGCCAACAGCAGAAATCTGCCTTTCCCATTCTTGGCTACAGCAGTGGGACTTTGAAAACTTGTTTCACCCTGAAGAAACCTGTGGTTCCTCTCAAATTCAGGACCATACAATAAGATCTGCTGAAGACAAGACTTCCAGATCCTCTTGTAATGGAATGTGCGGTGACCGAGAAGACAAAGAGAATATTCCAGAGGAGAGCAGTATGGTTTCTAAAAGATTCCGATTTGATGACTCATTGCCCAATCCTCATGAACTTGTATCAGATTTACTCTGTTAG